ATGCCTTCACCGTAGATGATAACGCTGTACTTAGCCTTGCTGAGCATCTCGGCAGCCTCAAGAAGGTCATCAGCGCCGATACCAGCCTGTTCACTGCCTTGCTTTACATTAATGTCCTTGAGGGAGGCTGTTATTTTTTTTACCTGGGCAGAGTCTTTCTTGGCGCCTTTATCGATGACAGCTTTGGTCAGGGTGCTTAGAGCTAATGACTCTTTGCCCTCTTTTGGCTTCAACCATAGTGCTGTGTGGTAAGAGAAGGCATTTTGCGCCGGGTCTATAACGATGAGCTTTGCCTTGTTCTGCCTTGCTGCTCGGGCGATATAAGAACCGGCTACAGGATGGCTTTCAAGCGGATTGGCACCTACTACGAGTATGCAATCAGCTTTAAGTATCTCTTCTAGCAAGGTCTCGGTGTCCAGTCCTGCCTTCTCTTGGTAAATGTTGATGCCCTGGGCGGTGGCTCTATAGATATCTCCGTCGAGAGTATCGATTAACTTGCTACCGATAGTCCCGGTAATGAATTCCTTAAAAGCTTTGAGGGACTCGTTGCTAGCTTGGCTTGACGCGATGCCGGCTATACTGTTATTGCCGTATCGTGACTTCAGTTCAGCGAGCCTCTTAGCTACTATGTCTATGGCTTCACTTAAAGGTCGGGATTCGAGCTTACCGCGACCGTTTTTTACCAGTGCTGTATCGATTCGTTCGTGCTTTCTGTACAAGGGAGCAAAGCGTCCTTTGTGACAAAGTATGCCGCGCTTGTCGGTGAGGTCAGGGCTATCAATTCTGACTAGCCTGTTATCCTTGACAAGTGCCTCAATTTGACAACCAACTCCACATACTGGACATACACTATTTACCTTTTTGCATTCTTCAGGTCTACCTTTGTAGGCGCTGTTTTTGGAGAAGATGGCGCCAGTAGGACAGACCTGGAAACAGGCTCCGCAGGAAATGCAGGATGATTGCCCCAGAGGTTGATTAAGGTCGGCGACAACCATGTCTTTCCAACCGCGGTAGCCAAAGTCCAGTGTGTGAACACCGACAATTTCATCGCAAGTCCTGATGCATCTGCCGCACAGAATGCAGCGATTATGGTCAATAACTAGGTAATCGTTTACTGAGTCTACTGGTAAGGCGGGCCATGAATATGGATACCGGGCATTGTCCATCTGGTACTTATAAGCGAGATTCTGCAGTTCACAATCGCCGCTGGCTACGCACTGAGCGCACAGGTGGTTGCGTTCAGTGAAGAGGAGTTCTAGAACCAGGCGACGGTACTTCTCCAGCTTCTCGTTGTGGGTGTGTATCACCAATCCGTCCCGTGCTGGATAAGTACAGGCAGGCACCGGTCGTCTCTCTCTTTCGATTTCGACTACACAAAGGCGACAAGCGCCGACATCGTTCAGTCCCTTGTAGTGACAAAGCGTCGGTAAATCAATACCGTTAGCTTGGCAGATATCAAGAACAGTATCACCCTCTTTGCCTTTAACCTGATTACCATTTATTGTTAGAGTTATCTCTTTCATGTCTATTCTCCTACCTCAAGGTCACATCTTAGGCATCGGCTGGCTTCTTCCCTCGCTTCCTTCGTGGTATAGGGGAGGACCGCCTCTTTAAAGGATGTCTTCTTATCAGCAGTGGCGATCTCAGCAATCTTTATCCTGGATTTTTCTTTTAGTTCCTCCTCGGTGGGCAGCACGGAGGGAACGGCTATGGACTCATATCCATTGCGTTCGACCAAGGGCGAGAGTTCTTCTCCGCGGAGGTATCGTCTTATTGAGGAGGCTGCTCTTTGTCCTGCAGCTATGGCTTCGATTACTGTGGCTGCACCTGTGTGCGCATCTCCACCTGCGAAAACTCCTTTGCGACCAGTGGCTAGAGTTCGTGGGTCAGCTGCTATTGTGCCTCCCTTCGTTGTGCTTATCCCATCTCCTTTTAGGAACGATGTATCAGGTCTCTGCCCTGTAGCTTTGATAACTGTATCGACGTCCATAGTATATTCGGAGCCGTTGATTTGGTAAGGAGTCTTTCTGCCACTCTTGTCAAACTCCTTCAGTTCCATACGAACGCACTCAACTCCTTCGACTTTGCCGCCCTTCCCCAGAACCTTTACTGGTGCTATTAAGCAGTGAATGTGGATGCCTTCTTCTTCAGCAGCCTCAATCTCTTCGTCTATCGCCGGCATGTCTCTCTTTTCTCTCCTGTAGAGAATATGCACCTCTTTAGCACCTTTTTTTAGGGCTACCCTGGCGGCATCGATGGCTGAGTTACCACCACCAACGACAGCCACTGTTTGTCCCACCTTTATTTCCTTCCCTAAGCTTGTTTCTCTCAAGAAATCAATGGCATCAAAGACTCCATCTAGGTCTTCGCCCGGGATTCCCATCTTATCACCTTTATGGGCACCAGTAGCGATAAATACCGCTTGATAACCGTCTTTCAGCAATGATTCGGCCTCGGTGACAGGTGTGTTAAGTCTTATATTCACCCCGAGCTTTTTGATGGTTTCGATCTCTTTATTCAGCATATTCTTGGGGAGACGATACTCAGGGATGCCTACCGCAAGCATTCCACCAGCCACGGGTAGGGCCTCAAATACGGTAACTTGGTAGCCTTCTCGAGCAAGGTCCCAGGCTGCTGAAAGTCCTGCTGGACCTGCGCCGACAATCGCTACCTTCTCTTTTTTCCTCTCTTTTATTTCAGGGATGTATTCGAACCCGTGCTCAAAGGCGTAGTCAGCAGCGAACCTTTTTAGATGTCTGATTGCAATCGGTTCGTCAATTTGACCTCGTCGACATTTGCCTTCACAGGGATGGTGACATACCCGGCCAACACTCAGTGGGAACGGAAGCCGTTGCACGATGAGGTCATAAGCTTTCTCAAATTCACCTGCCTTTATGAGAGCAACGTATCCTGGGGCGTCGAGGCCAACAGGGCAGGTGTGCTGACATGGTGCCTTGAATAGAGCCTGGCAGACCACGGCCGGACACTTCTTATCTATGATATGCGCTTCATATTCCTCTCTGAAGTGACGAAGTGTAGTGAGCACCGGATTAGGTGCTGTTTGTCCTAACCCACAGATAGAAGCAGAGCCGACCATTTCAGCTAGTTCCTCTAATATGGCGAGCTCTTCCATGGTGCTTTTGCCATCTGTGATCTTGGTCAGAAGTTCAAGCATTTTTGGTATTCCAGCACGGCAAGGGGTGCATTTACCGCAAGATTCATCTCTGGTGAATTGGAGAAAGAACTTGGCGACGTCGACCATGCAGCTATCCTCATCCATTACCACAAGTCCGCCTGACCCCATGATGGCTCCTAGGGCAGTGACGGCTTCGTAGTCGACGGGAGTATTCAGGTGCTCGATCGGGATAACGCCGCCGGATGGGCCACCTATTTGTACCGCCTTGAATTTTTTGCTGGCAGGTATACCACCGCCGACGTCAAATACAATCTTGCCTAGGCTGGTACCCAAAGGTACTTCAACGAGGCCGGTGTTGGTCACCTTCCCTACCAGACACAGTGTCTTTGTACCCTTGCTGGTTGCAGTGCCTACGCTTCCGAACCAATCAGCACCTTTCCAGATTATCTGGGGGACATTTGACCAGGTCTCTACATTGTTGAGTGTAGTTGGCTTGCCAAAGAGCCCTTTGTTGGCTGGGAATGGTGGTCGCTGGCGAGGATTTCCTCGCTTTCCTTCAATTGAGATTAAGAGGGCGGTTTCTTCACCGCAGACAAAGGCACCGGCACCCGGGAATATGTCCAGGTCGAATTCAAAGTCAGTACCCAGAATGTTTTTACCCAGAAGACCGTATTCTCGAGCCTGTGTTATGGCGTGATTCAACGTCTCGATAGCAAGAGGGTATTCAGCACGGACATATGCATAACCTTGGCGGACATTGCCTATGGCATAGGCTCCTATTGCCATGCCCTCAATTATTGAATGAGGATTACCCTCAAGAACAGCGCGGTTCATGTAGGCACCGGGGTCTCCTTCATCACCGTTGCAAACAACGTATTTTTCATCACCCTGAGCGCTGCGGACAAATGACCACTTTGTGGCAGTGGGAAAGCCCGCTCCTCCTCGTCCTCTTAAAGCAGCTTTTCCGACCTCTGCGATGACTTCGTCTGGCTTCATTTGTGTCAGGGCTTTAGCCAGAGCTTGGTAGCCATCTCTGGCAATGTATTCATCTATATTCATTGGGTTAAGGTCTTGGTTGTGCATTACCCTTATTTCTTGAAGCTTGATTAACGGGTCCTCTGGGTCAAGTTTCCATTCCTCCACCACCTTATCTCTAACAAGATGCTGCTCAATTACCTGTGGAACTTTGTCCTCGGCAAGGTCGTAATAAGTAGTTTTGCCTTTTGTGGGATGGACAATCGTGACCACTGGCTCTCGGTCACACAAACCGACGCATGCTGCTTTCAGCACGGTGACATCTGATAATTTGCGGCTTTCTATGCCTCGTTGAAAAGCCTCGAGAGACTTGTTTGCTCCCGAAGATATGCCGCATGTTCCGAGGTGAACCTTGACTTGGATTTTCTTATCTTGTTTCGACAGGTTCTCACGGATTTTGTCTCTAAGCTTTGTAAGTTCTTCTACCGACGCAAGTCGTTTCATTATACTCTCCTATCGATATGAACTCATGATGTCTTTTAGCTGGCTTGGCTTTACTTTTCTATGAACATCCTCCTTGATTGCCAGAACTGGAGACAGCCCACAGCAGCCGATGCATCTTACCGTCTGTAGGGAGAATTTGCCGTCGGGCGAAGTCCCACCAGACTCAAGACCAAGATCTTTATTCAGAGTATCGAGAAGTTTCTGGCCACCCTTAACATAGCAACTGGTACCTAAGCAGACCTGAATTACATATTTACCTTTTGGCACCATTGTGAAGAAGGAGTAGAAGCTAGTTATGCCATACAGTTCACTCAGGGGGATTTTCATTTCCTTAGATATCGCTTCCAGGACATCAGGTGGCAGGTAGCCGATAAATTCCTGAACCTGTTGTAGTACCCGGATTGGAGCCCCTGCTTGCCCATCAGTGGCTGCAACTATTTTTTTGATTTGCTGTATTGTTTTACTGCCAATCGCCTTGCTTGTTTTTACCTTTGTTGATGTAGCCTTTCCTGCTTGTTTCAAGGTCACCTCCTAGAATATAACTGGTGTTCCAAATTGTGAGTTTAGCAATGCGCTAAAGTATATCGCATCGGCCTTTGGCTCTAATTCCTGAGGGACTTTAGTTTCATGTGGACATGTTGGACATCTGGTTAAATAGAATGCAGCTTGCATAACCGACGAATTATAGCATATGACCTCATTGGCTGCAAAAACACTTTAATCGTCTAGTACGTTGGCGGCACACAGTCTCCTTATCGTTTTTTATTTCTGGGCCACCACATAGGCTTTTGGCTTTCTGATGATATATGTAGTCTGGTTTGAGACTTGACTTAAATAACAATCCGCCTTGTTTCTTTGAATGGTGATAGGTAAAATTGCCTATTTTTTGCAGGATAAGAGGTGAAATTACTTGTTTCTTACAATTACAATGGGTATAATTGCAACGGCAAATTTTTGGTAGCGGCCATGATGTGCTTAGAGATTCTCCCGCTGTATCGCAATAAAGCTGTTCCTTGATATTTTGCTTTTAGAGAATCCCATCTATAGTAAGGAGGTTTAATATGTGGAAAACCGAAGCTACCGGAGTCGCACATGCTGAAATTGCAGTAAGGCAATGTCTGCCGCCATGTCAAATCAAATGCCCGATAAATGAGGATATCCAGCGGACAAATGTGCTCATCTCTCTTCTCCCAGATGACCTGGATTTGGCAAAAGAAGGCATCATCCAGATTAGTGACTATCTCTACGACAAGAATCCTTTTTTCAACATCTGTGGTTACATCTGTGGTATTTGTGAACTGGAGTGTAACTATGGTAAGAAGGGCGGGGCAATCAAAAGGAGGTTGCTCAAAAGGTTCTTGTCGGATGTCTATACCGGCCATTTGAAGGAGCGAGAGGAATGGGATGTTCTTAGGGACAAGGAGAATGTGGCTGTCATAGGTGGTGGGCCCGGTGGGCTGATGTGTGCCTACCATCTGAGCAAGAAAGGATATCGGGTAACTATAATCGAAGCCTCTGACCGACTTGGTGGAGCGCTATGGTTGGTGCCAGACTATCGCCTGCCCAAGGATGTTCTGCAAACCACGGTCGAGAACCTTGTAAGGATTGCCGGTATAGATGTCAGGTATAATAGCCGGCTGGGGGCAGGGAAGCTGACACTGGAGAAATTGAAGAACGAGGGCTATAAGGCAGTGTTCTTTGCAACAGGGTTACCATATCCCAGAGTCCTGACATTTGAGGGGAAGTCTTTGGAGGGGCAGGATCTGTCTGGTGTGATGTATGGTCACACCTATTTGTACGAAGTTAGCCACAACAATATTGCAGCAGATTATTTCAAAGGCAAAAAAGTCATAGTCACAGGCGGTGGCAATGTAGCCTTTGATGTGGCCAGGTCAGCTAGGAGGCAGGGAGCAGAGGTAACAGTCGTAGCTCTCGAGCGCGATGACAAAGACCATAGAGATGGCATACCGGCTGACGAAGAGGAAATCCGTGGGGCATGGGAAGAGGGTTTGAGGATAGTCTATAGCCGCGGCGTGAGAAATATCGTTGGGCAGAATGGCAAATTCAAGGGCATCAACTGTCCAACATGTGTTAGCGTATTTGACGAGGAAGGGTTCAATCCGAAGTTCGATTGTACTGACTGTATAGATTTAGAGGGTGATGTGCTTATAATCACGGTGGGGCAGGCTCCTGACAGGCCTCTGCTCCAGAAAGAAAATCTTTTGGATGAGCGGGGTAGAATTGATATTGACCACTTAACGCTGCAGAGTCCAAACAAGCCCTGGCTATTCATAGGTGGTGATGTGAGGAGGGTCGGATTCATGATAGAAGCTATGGGTGAAGGGCTTGTGGCTGCGGAATCAATTGACAGGTATTTGAGGGGTGTGGATATGAAGGCGGGTCGAAGAAGAGATTACGAGGGATATGAGATTCCAGTCAGGAGAGACTATAAGCCTGAGCCTGCGGTGCTGTGGATACCACCTGAAAACAGAATGCATTTTCAACTTTTTGAGAAAGGCTTTACGCTAAAAGAGGCTATAGAGGAGGCGAGAAGATGTGTCACTTGCGGACCCTGCCTATCTTGCAAAGCCTGCGTATCAATTGGTTTTCAGAAGTCTTTGAGTCCAGTTGAGGTGGACGCAGCAAGATGTAGCGGCTGTGGCCATTGTGTCTATGTCTGTAACTATTATTCCGCTCATTTGGTTAATTTTGGCGGCAAAATCACATCTGAGACGGATATGTTCAAGTGCAAATCTTGTGGCATGTGTGTTGCGGCTTGTCCGTCTCAGGCCAGAAAAATGATTGATGATGATACGGCAGACAAAATAGCCAAAGTATACGCATCTCTGTCGTAGGTGCTCAAAGTAAGTATTGTTAAGGAGGGCAACATTGAGCGAATACAAACCCAAAGTAGTGTGTTTTTCCTGTAAATTTAGCTGGGGGTATCTGACAGATGAAGCTAAACTCTCGAACGAAATTGAAAACTGGATACCCATTATTTGTACAGGAAAGATCGATGCCACGCATATAATCAATGCGTTCGAAGAAGGGGCCGATGGGGTTTTGATACTTGGTTGTCCAGAGGGAGACTGCCATTATCAAGACGGCAACTACGAGGCAAAAAAGAGAGTTTATCTACTCCGTACACTGCTGGAGTCTATGGGTATAGAGAAGGAAAGGATTAGGATAGAGCTATCCACTGATCCTGAGGGCAAGAGAATCCCGCAGCTAGTGAAGGAGATGAGCAAGGGGCTCAGAAAACTGGGCCCATTAAGGAAGGCCGAAACGGCAGACAAGATGCCGAAAGAGGTAATTAAAGCTAAAGGGGGAAAATAAGATGGCGAAACCAAAAGTTGCCATTTGTTGGCTGGGAGGTTGTGGTGGCTGCGACGAGGCGGTTGTAGATATAAATGAAGTGATACTTGGTGTGGCGAGTGCGGTTGATTTTGTTTTGTGGCCAGTAGCGCTGGACTTTAAATATCACAGTGTTGAAGGTATGAAGAATGGTGAAATCGCATTGAGCGTGATAAATGGAAATGTCAGAAACTCGGAGCAAGAAGAGGTAGCAAAGTTATTGAGGGAAAAATCTCAACTGGTTCTTGGCTTTGGTTCCTGTGCCTGCTTCGGCGGAACGCCTGGATTGGCTAATCTCACCACAAAAGAAGATATTTTCAACTGGGTCTATCGTGATGCCCCAACTGTAGTTAATCCCGATGGTAACTATCCTCAAATAAGTACTCGTGTCGCTGGAAAAGAACTCACTCTGCCCGAATTCTATAAACATGTCCATGCATTGAATGACATAATCGATGTCGATTATTACTTGCCTGGATGCCCTCCTCCCCCCCATCTAGTGATGTACGCCGTGAGCGCAGTTCTCGAAAATAAGCTTCCACCAAAAGGCTCAACCCTGGCACCTCAGAGGGCCTTGTGTGATAGCTGCAAACGCAATAATTCAAAGCCAGAAAGACTAGCGATAAGGGAGATTAAGAGGATTCACGAGGTGGAGACAACCCCTGATATTTGTTTTCTGGCTCAAGGGGTAATCTGTCTGGGCATTGCCACCCGTGATGGCTGTGGAGAATCATGCTTAAATATAAATATCCCGTGCCGGGGATGCTTTGGTCCCGTGGAAGGAGTTGCTGATTCCGGAGCTAAGTTTGTCTCCGCCTTGGCATCAATTCTAGATGTGCAGAGCGATGAGGACATAGCGAGGGTTGTAGACCAAATTATTGACCCTGTAGGGTATATGTACCGATTCTCACTTCCTGCTTCGACATTGAGAAAAAAACAGGGTTAAAGAATTAGATAGAAAAGAGGTGCACTGTGACCAAAAAGATAACTATAAATCCAATAACTAGGCTTGAGGGACACGGGAAAATTGAGATTTTCCTAGATGATAAGGGTAATGTAGACGATGCCTACTGGCAAGTAGTGGAACTCAGGGGTTTTGAAAGGTTTTGCCTGGGTAGGCCGGTTGAGGAATTGCCACGCATTGTTTCCAACATCTGTGGCGTTTGTCCAACTCCCCATAATATGGCATCTGTAAAAGCCCTAGATGACTTGTATGAAGTGGAACCAACACCCACCGCCAAGCTGATAAGACAACTCCACTATAACGCATTCATGGTGGAAGACCATTTGCTGCATTTCTTTATTCTTGCTGGCCCTGACTTTGTGCTCGGTCCAAGTGCTGACCCGGCGGAACGGAACATTCTTGGTGTAATCGCAAAGGTGGGATTGGAAATCGGTGGCAAAGTTATTGAGGTGAGGAAAAGATGCCGTGAGATAATCCGGTATATTGCCAGTAAGCCACCCCATCCTGAAGGTGGCTTACCTGGAGGGGTATCCAGGGGTATCACTGAGGAGGACAGGAAATGGATGAAGGAGACTGCTGACTTTTCTGTCGAATTTTGCCAGTTTGCTCTGGAATTGTTTAAGCAGATTGTCCTGGACAATAAAGAATACCTGAACCTTGTCCTGAATGACGCTTACAAACTGAACACCTATTATATGGGGCTGGTTGATGAGAATAACCGAGTGAGTTTTTATGAAGGTAAATGCAGGGTGGTCAATCCCAAGGGCGAGGAGTATGCCTTGTTTGACTATCACGACTATGTAAATCACATAGGGGAGTGGGTCGAACCCTGGACATACATAAAGCTAACTCACCTTAGGAAGATAGGCTGGAATGGCCTGAACGATGGTGAGGCAACATCATTGTACCGTGTAGGGCCGCTGGCGAGATTAAATGCAGCTGACAGTATGTACACACCTCTGGCACAGAGGGAATACGAGGCAATGTTTGATATACTAGGCGGCAAGCCAAGTCATCATACTCTGGCTTTCCATTGGGCAAGGTTGATCGAGGCTCTCCAGGCTGCAGAACATATGCAGAGGATTGCTAATGACCCTCTGCTGACCAGCAAAGATATACGCAATATGGCGCTCAGATTGAGCAAGGTTGGGATTGGTTGTGTCGAGGCAGCACGTGGAACTTTAA
The Chloroflexota bacterium genome window above contains:
- a CDS encoding 2Fe-2S iron-sulfur cluster binding domain-containing protein; protein product: MKEITLTINGNQVKGKEGDTVLDICQANGIDLPTLCHYKGLNDVGACRLCVVEIERERRPVPACTYPARDGLVIHTHNEKLEKYRRLVLELLFTERNHLCAQCVASGDCELQNLAYKYQMDNARYPYSWPALPVDSVNDYLVIDHNRCILCGRCIRTCDEIVGVHTLDFGYRGWKDMVVADLNQPLGQSSCISCGACFQVCPTGAIFSKNSAYKGRPEECKKVNSVCPVCGVGCQIEALVKDNRLVRIDSPDLTDKRGILCHKGRFAPLYRKHERIDTALVKNGRGKLESRPLSEAIDIVAKRLAELKSRYGNNSIAGIASSQASNESLKAFKEFITGTIGSKLIDTLDGDIYRATAQGINIYQEKAGLDTETLLEEILKADCILVVGANPLESHPVAGSYIARAARQNKAKLIVIDPAQNAFSYHTALWLKPKEGKESLALSTLTKAVIDKGAKKDSAQVKKITASLKDINVKQGSEQAGIGADDLLEAAEMLSKAKYSVIIYGEGILQHKNPGLITSLLNLATIASSQGAGKPRIISLKPKGNSRGAWDMGIAHTSQSIMKNLTGNNVKALYILLSDDYVNASQLPNLGKGLEFVVVQSSYLSSAMSKANVVLPSPIWAEVGEKYSTLDGVAKSTSRLIKPSDDIKADPEILREISKHMKK
- a CDS encoding FAD-dependent oxidoreductase, whose translation is MKRLASVEELTKLRDKIRENLSKQDKKIQVKVHLGTCGISSGANKSLEAFQRGIESRKLSDVTVLKAACVGLCDREPVVTIVHPTKGKTTYYDLAEDKVPQVIEQHLVRDKVVEEWKLDPEDPLIKLQEIRVMHNQDLNPMNIDEYIARDGYQALAKALTQMKPDEVIAEVGKAALRGRGGAGFPTATKWSFVRSAQGDEKYVVCNGDEGDPGAYMNRAVLEGNPHSIIEGMAIGAYAIGNVRQGYAYVRAEYPLAIETLNHAITQAREYGLLGKNILGTDFEFDLDIFPGAGAFVCGEETALLISIEGKRGNPRQRPPFPANKGLFGKPTTLNNVETWSNVPQIIWKGADWFGSVGTATSKGTKTLCLVGKVTNTGLVEVPLGTSLGKIVFDVGGGIPASKKFKAVQIGGPSGGVIPIEHLNTPVDYEAVTALGAIMGSGGLVVMDEDSCMVDVAKFFLQFTRDESCGKCTPCRAGIPKMLELLTKITDGKSTMEELAILEELAEMVGSASICGLGQTAPNPVLTTLRHFREEYEAHIIDKKCPAVVCQALFKAPCQHTCPVGLDAPGYVALIKAGEFEKAYDLIVQRLPFPLSVGRVCHHPCEGKCRRGQIDEPIAIRHLKRFAADYAFEHGFEYIPEIKERKKEKVAIVGAGPAGLSAAWDLAREGYQVTVFEALPVAGGMLAVGIPEYRLPKNMLNKEIETIKKLGVNIRLNTPVTEAESLLKDGYQAVFIATGAHKGDKMGIPGEDLDGVFDAIDFLRETSLGKEIKVGQTVAVVGGGNSAIDAARVALKKGAKEVHILYRREKRDMPAIDEEIEAAEEEGIHIHCLIAPVKVLGKGGKVEGVECVRMELKEFDKSGRKTPYQINGSEYTMDVDTVIKATGQRPDTSFLKGDGISTTKGGTIAADPRTLATGRKGVFAGGDAHTGAATVIEAIAAGQRAASSIRRYLRGEELSPLVERNGYESIAVPSVLPTEEELKEKSRIKIAEIATADKKTSFKEAVLPYTTKEAREEASRCLRCDLEVGE
- a CDS encoding NAD(P)H-dependent oxidoreductase subunit E; translation: MTLKQAGKATSTKVKTSKAIGSKTIQQIKKIVAATDGQAGAPIRVLQQVQEFIGYLPPDVLEAISKEMKIPLSELYGITSFYSFFTMVPKGKYVIQVCLGTSCYVKGGQKLLDTLNKDLGLESGGTSPDGKFSLQTVRCIGCCGLSPVLAIKEDVHRKVKPSQLKDIMSSYR
- a CDS encoding FAD-dependent oxidoreductase; protein product: MWKTEATGVAHAEIAVRQCLPPCQIKCPINEDIQRTNVLISLLPDDLDLAKEGIIQISDYLYDKNPFFNICGYICGICELECNYGKKGGAIKRRLLKRFLSDVYTGHLKEREEWDVLRDKENVAVIGGGPGGLMCAYHLSKKGYRVTIIEASDRLGGALWLVPDYRLPKDVLQTTVENLVRIAGIDVRYNSRLGAGKLTLEKLKNEGYKAVFFATGLPYPRVLTFEGKSLEGQDLSGVMYGHTYLYEVSHNNIAADYFKGKKVIVTGGGNVAFDVARSARRQGAEVTVVALERDDKDHRDGIPADEEEIRGAWEEGLRIVYSRGVRNIVGQNGKFKGINCPTCVSVFDEEGFNPKFDCTDCIDLEGDVLIITVGQAPDRPLLQKENLLDERGRIDIDHLTLQSPNKPWLFIGGDVRRVGFMIEAMGEGLVAAESIDRYLRGVDMKAGRRRDYEGYEIPVRRDYKPEPAVLWIPPENRMHFQLFEKGFTLKEAIEEARRCVTCGPCLSCKACVSIGFQKSLSPVEVDAARCSGCGHCVYVCNYYSAHLVNFGGKITSETDMFKCKSCGMCVAACPSQARKMIDDDTADKIAKVYASLS
- a CDS encoding hydrogenase iron-sulfur subunit, whose translation is MLRRATLSEYKPKVVCFSCKFSWGYLTDEAKLSNEIENWIPIICTGKIDATHIINAFEEGADGVLILGCPEGDCHYQDGNYEAKKRVYLLRTLLESMGIEKERIRIELSTDPEGKRIPQLVKEMSKGLRKLGPLRKAETADKMPKEVIKAKGGK
- a CDS encoding oxidoreductase yields the protein MAKPKVAICWLGGCGGCDEAVVDINEVILGVASAVDFVLWPVALDFKYHSVEGMKNGEIALSVINGNVRNSEQEEVAKLLREKSQLVLGFGSCACFGGTPGLANLTTKEDIFNWVYRDAPTVVNPDGNYPQISTRVAGKELTLPEFYKHVHALNDIIDVDYYLPGCPPPPHLVMYAVSAVLENKLPPKGSTLAPQRALCDSCKRNNSKPERLAIREIKRIHEVETTPDICFLAQGVICLGIATRDGCGESCLNINIPCRGCFGPVEGVADSGAKFVSALASILDVQSDEDIARVVDQIIDPVGYMYRFSLPASTLRKKQG
- a CDS encoding Ni/Fe hydrogenase subunit alpha; its protein translation is MTKKITINPITRLEGHGKIEIFLDDKGNVDDAYWQVVELRGFERFCLGRPVEELPRIVSNICGVCPTPHNMASVKALDDLYEVEPTPTAKLIRQLHYNAFMVEDHLLHFFILAGPDFVLGPSADPAERNILGVIAKVGLEIGGKVIEVRKRCREIIRYIASKPPHPEGGLPGGVSRGITEEDRKWMKETADFSVEFCQFALELFKQIVLDNKEYLNLVLNDAYKLNTYYMGLVDENNRVSFYEGKCRVVNPKGEEYALFDYHDYVNHIGEWVEPWTYIKLTHLRKIGWNGLNDGEATSLYRVGPLARLNAADSMYTPLAQREYEAMFDILGGKPSHHTLAFHWARLIEALQAAEHMQRIANDPLLTSKDIRNMALRLSKVGIGCVEAARGTLIHHYEADGDGKTTKVNLIVATQHNAAPICLSIKKAAMGFVKGPEVKEGLLNMVEMAFRAYDPCLSCATHALPGRMPLMLNIRDRNGSLIRTVQRP